The proteins below come from a single Mesobacillus jeotgali genomic window:
- a CDS encoding sensor histidine kinase, which produces MDQLTVLVLNLIFILFTTFVFQYIIVSRFPNLYRKHAKILIVILGGIQILFCMSFTVIGSPHFIFDLRLIPVVIGGLYGGPAVSVMLFITVVLARLPFGGNGVWINFFNMLTITVLTVYLSSKFRAFPLTRKLYTVVTIALSYTVLIFLMKATVFKDPSDFQFMLFYGLTLSGGIFIVTYFIEIMMQNQLLHKAVIKSDKIEVVSQLAASVSHEVRNPLTVTRGFLQMLKDPSIDEKKRLYYLNTAIDELDRAETIIKDYLNFAKPQSNLASSICVKEEIEKALELILPYANHFSVNIKKDLMAGMNISGEAVKFHQCILNIIKNGIEAMPNGGDLVISCREMANDHVSITIEDTGCGMSPQQLAKIGEPYFSTKAEKGTGLGMMVVNKIIQEMGGTVEVKSKLNKGTKFKITLPLYDIKKRET; this is translated from the coding sequence ATGGACCAATTAACAGTTCTTGTATTGAATCTGATCTTCATCCTGTTTACTACATTTGTGTTCCAATACATTATCGTCAGCAGATTCCCAAACTTATATCGGAAGCACGCTAAGATCCTCATCGTTATACTGGGCGGAATTCAAATCCTGTTTTGTATGTCTTTTACGGTGATTGGCAGTCCTCATTTCATCTTCGACCTCCGATTAATCCCTGTCGTCATCGGTGGCTTGTATGGCGGTCCGGCTGTAAGCGTCATGCTTTTCATAACCGTTGTACTGGCAAGGCTCCCTTTTGGCGGAAACGGGGTATGGATCAATTTTTTCAACATGCTCACGATCACCGTGTTAACCGTATACCTATCCAGCAAGTTCAGGGCTTTCCCGCTGACCAGGAAATTATATACTGTTGTGACGATCGCTCTATCCTATACGGTCCTCATCTTCCTGATGAAGGCGACGGTGTTTAAAGATCCGTCCGATTTTCAATTCATGCTATTTTATGGCCTGACCCTTTCCGGCGGAATATTTATTGTCACTTATTTTATTGAAATCATGATGCAAAATCAGCTTTTACATAAAGCAGTAATCAAATCTGATAAAATAGAAGTCGTATCACAATTGGCTGCCAGTGTAAGTCATGAGGTCCGTAATCCGCTTACAGTCACACGTGGATTTTTACAAATGTTGAAAGATCCAAGCATAGATGAGAAAAAGAGGCTTTATTACTTGAATACAGCAATTGATGAACTCGACCGTGCAGAAACGATCATCAAGGATTACCTGAATTTCGCAAAACCACAATCCAATTTGGCATCATCCATCTGTGTTAAAGAAGAAATCGAAAAAGCTCTTGAATTGATCCTGCCTTATGCAAATCACTTTTCGGTAAATATTAAAAAGGATTTGATGGCAGGAATGAATATCTCCGGAGAAGCTGTCAAATTCCATCAATGCATACTCAATATCATCAAAAATGGTATTGAAGCAATGCCAAACGGCGGTGATCTTGTGATCAGCTGCCGCGAGATGGCAAATGACCATGTATCCATAACCATCGAAGATACTGGATGTGGCATGTCTCCACAGCAATTAGCCAAAATCGGCGAGCCTTATTTTTCAACCAAGGCTGAAAAAGGTACAGGGCTCGGGATGATGGTTGTTAATAAAATCATTCAAGAAATGGGCGGTACA